A single genomic interval of Desulfovibrio sp. TomC harbors:
- a CDS encoding cyclic nucleotide-binding domain-containing protein → MEERNITISERVLGLLHRMPAFAGLTDAQITALFADKGLRYREYRNGETIIREGDHDCWVYYLISGQVRVLAQEAEVALLTTYGEIFGEMGPLRGRPRNASVVAHSPVVCFAIDLSILDRMPPGERKQASRLFEEVISDVVHDRLSRANLDAAALRRDLAMADAALTGVRARVRDLERRVVTLTRENQDLRRQCGKELREEA, encoded by the coding sequence ATGGAAGAACGCAACATCACCATCTCCGAGCGGGTGCTTGGCCTGCTCCATCGCATGCCCGCCTTTGCCGGCCTGACCGACGCCCAGATCACGGCGCTTTTCGCCGACAAGGGCCTGCGTTACCGCGAATACCGCAACGGCGAAACCATCATCCGGGAAGGCGACCACGACTGCTGGGTCTATTACCTCATTTCCGGCCAGGTCCGCGTCCTGGCCCAGGAGGCCGAGGTAGCCCTGCTGACCACCTACGGCGAAATTTTCGGCGAGATGGGTCCGCTGCGCGGCCGGCCGCGCAATGCCTCGGTGGTGGCCCATTCCCCTGTCGTCTGCTTTGCCATCGACCTCTCCATCCTGGACCGTATGCCTCCGGGCGAACGGAAGCAGGCCAGCCGGCTGTTTGAGGAAGTCATCAGCGACGTGGTCCACGACCGCCTGTCGCGGGCCAACCTCGACGCCGCCGCCCTGCGCCGCGATCTGGCCATGGCCGACGCAGCCCTGACCGGCGTCCGCGCCCGGGTGCGCGACCTCGAACGCCGCGTCGTGACCCTGACCCGCGAAAACCAGGACCTGCGCCGCCAGTGCGGGAAAGAGCTGCGAGAGGAAGCATAA
- a CDS encoding CBS domain-containing protein, translating into MFVADLMTSQLRCLKETDCLADALAAMQELFIRHVPVVDDEGRLSGLVTQRDLLSLEHKKDPGTPLREIMRTDVATVTPDTALRTAAESMIFNKYGCLPVVSDGELVGIITETDFLKLAIFPIAPRRAG; encoded by the coding sequence ATGTTCGTAGCCGACCTCATGACCAGCCAGTTGCGATGTCTCAAGGAAACAGATTGTCTGGCCGACGCCTTGGCCGCCATGCAGGAGCTTTTCATCCGCCATGTTCCGGTGGTGGACGACGAGGGCCGGCTGTCGGGACTGGTCACCCAACGGGATCTCCTGTCATTGGAACATAAAAAAGACCCCGGCACGCCGCTGCGTGAGATCATGCGCACCGATGTGGCCACGGTGACCCCGGACACGGCCCTGCGCACAGCGGCGGAATCCATGATTTTTAACAAGTACGGTTGCCTGCCTGTTGTTTCAGACGGGGAGTTGGTCGGCATCATCACCGAAACCGACTTTCTCAAGCTCGCCATCTTCCCCATCGCCCCCCGGCGTGCGGGCTGA
- a CDS encoding SpoIIE family protein phosphatase: MRLRWKFFLVLLAFSLAPMVVLTGFNRNHVEKLGRAIANEGRAVMEDVVKNELRQTAEDFSLIIRRSKSALDFSLAMAAAEAERILYAPPLAQAPAAADASRPGLYLPTGARPNVDRIGRLAALAPTITLLREELGDIVLFAAVALEDGTYVTFPGRSSLPADYDPRQRPWYQAAKAAFNPRKPGSPGVIWNDPAVDAATGKLTLTLSRPLIAPGGTFAGVASLDVPLDRMLQEQEIASQWSEAMRAFLVAPVHDPKTGKASLYVWARQSGDDHGRDWKSAVNFESLTSSDTTAFAALLASLEHSRSGVADLPYGDEPSFWAFARLLQDASLVIIVPKSMLTPLADQTGREILAATNQIVRLSGGAMAVVLLAVALAAFFSTRTFIRPLMTMIDAWKRLGSGDFTVRLDERLGDERQSLIDAFNETVPVLADHVRLQRSMELAQEVQQNLLPAAPPEIPGLDVAGVSLSCDETGGDYFDYRAVFRDGSISLDTAVGDVTGHGVPSALLMATARALLLATEDSETPSGRVRRANRLLCRDVADSGRFMTLLALEIRPDAGEACYVRAGHDPALLYDPGRDAFQEWPGAGLPLGIEPEYAYAEYVMPFATPGLVLVLGTDGIWEARNAAGEMYGKVRFREAIRRAAGLSAAGVVAAVLADLAAFRGDRRSEDDVTLVVVIKT, from the coding sequence ATGCGGCTGCGGTGGAAATTCTTTCTGGTCCTGCTCGCCTTCAGTCTGGCGCCCATGGTAGTGCTGACGGGCTTTAACCGCAACCATGTGGAAAAGCTCGGCCGGGCCATTGCCAATGAGGGCCGCGCGGTCATGGAAGACGTGGTCAAAAACGAGCTGCGCCAGACCGCCGAAGATTTCTCCCTGATCATCCGCCGCTCCAAAAGCGCCCTGGACTTCAGTCTGGCCATGGCCGCCGCCGAGGCCGAACGGATTCTCTACGCCCCGCCCCTGGCCCAGGCCCCGGCCGCGGCCGACGCCTCCCGACCCGGCCTCTACCTGCCGACCGGCGCGAGGCCCAATGTCGACCGCATCGGGCGGCTGGCCGCCCTGGCCCCCACCATCACCCTCCTTCGCGAGGAACTCGGCGACATCGTGCTCTTTGCCGCCGTCGCCCTGGAAGACGGAACCTACGTCACCTTCCCGGGCCGCTCCAGTCTGCCGGCCGACTACGATCCCCGGCAACGCCCCTGGTATCAGGCGGCCAAGGCGGCCTTTAACCCCAGGAAACCCGGTTCTCCGGGCGTCATCTGGAACGATCCGGCCGTGGACGCGGCCACTGGCAAACTGACCCTGACCCTGTCGCGGCCGCTCATTGCCCCGGGAGGAACGTTTGCCGGCGTGGCCAGCCTGGACGTGCCGCTGGACCGGATGCTCCAGGAGCAGGAAATCGCCTCCCAATGGTCCGAGGCCATGCGCGCCTTTCTGGTGGCCCCGGTCCACGACCCCAAAACCGGCAAGGCGTCCCTGTACGTCTGGGCCAGGCAGTCGGGAGACGACCACGGCCGGGACTGGAAAAGCGCGGTCAATTTCGAGAGCCTGACCTCCAGCGACACGACCGCCTTCGCCGCGCTGCTGGCCTCCCTGGAACACAGCCGCTCCGGCGTGGCCGACCTGCCCTACGGCGACGAGCCGTCGTTTTGGGCCTTTGCCCGGCTGCTCCAGGACGCCTCCCTGGTCATCATCGTGCCCAAGTCCATGCTGACTCCCCTGGCGGACCAGACCGGCCGGGAGATCCTGGCCGCCACCAACCAGATCGTGCGCCTTTCCGGCGGAGCCATGGCCGTCGTCCTTCTCGCCGTGGCCCTGGCCGCCTTTTTCAGCACCCGCACCTTCATCCGGCCGCTCATGACCATGATTGACGCCTGGAAGCGCCTGGGCAGCGGCGATTTCACCGTCCGCCTGGACGAGCGCCTGGGCGACGAGCGCCAGTCGCTCATAGACGCCTTTAACGAGACCGTGCCGGTCCTGGCCGACCATGTGCGCCTGCAACGCTCCATGGAACTGGCCCAGGAGGTGCAGCAAAACCTCTTGCCGGCCGCGCCGCCGGAGATTCCGGGCCTGGACGTGGCCGGGGTGTCCTTGTCGTGCGACGAAACAGGCGGGGACTACTTCGATTATCGGGCGGTTTTCCGGGACGGCTCGATCAGTCTGGACACGGCGGTCGGCGACGTCACCGGGCACGGCGTGCCTTCGGCGTTGCTCATGGCCACGGCCCGGGCGCTGCTGCTGGCCACCGAGGACAGCGAGACCCCGTCCGGCCGGGTGCGCCGGGCCAACCGGCTGCTGTGCCGCGACGTGGCCGATTCAGGCCGGTTCATGACCTTGCTGGCCCTGGAAATCCGACCCGACGCCGGTGAGGCCTGCTACGTCCGGGCCGGCCACGATCCGGCCCTGCTCTACGACCCGGGCCGCGACGCCTTCCAGGAATGGCCGGGCGCCGGCCTGCCCCTTGGCATCGAACCGGAGTACGCCTACGCCGAGTACGTCATGCCCTTTGCCACTCCGGGCCTGGTGCTGGTCCTTGGCACCGACGGCATCTGGGAAGCCCGCAATGCGGCCGGAGAGATGTATGGCAAGGTGCGCTTTCGCGAGGCCATCCGCCGGGCGGCCGGGCTGTCCGCTGCCGGGGTTGTGGCGGCAGTGCTGGCCGATCTGGCCGCCTTTCGCGGCGATCGCCGTTCGGAAGACGACGTGACCCTGGTCGTGGTCATCAAGACGTAA
- the murB gene encoding UDP-N-acetylmuramate dehydrogenase yields MTGVFAPAWLTEHNSYRVVAWAEAVAFPKTADELIAVLQESVGERTVLLGHGCNVILSRNHYDASVRFVSTRHVATPVDVADGLVKAAAGTRLRDVCRIAAKAGLSGLEHLWDIPGSLGGAAYMNAGAYGASLYDVVESVEVFWPGPSAGMVFSRQQCRPSYRMTAFQGTDAVILSVTLRLSPADPAAILREMGRIGKLRRSKLPYNLPSAGSVFRRPEGAPPVGQIMEEAGLKGFTIGGAQISPRHAGIIVNAGGATGSDILAVIEEMRQAARERYGVELVLEQVVV; encoded by the coding sequence ATGACTGGTGTCTTTGCCCCGGCCTGGCTGACCGAACACAATTCCTACCGCGTGGTCGCCTGGGCCGAAGCCGTGGCCTTTCCGAAAACAGCAGACGAATTGATTGCAGTATTGCAGGAGTCTGTTGGAGAGCGAACCGTCCTGCTCGGCCACGGCTGCAACGTCATACTCTCCCGAAATCATTACGATGCATCGGTGCGTTTTGTGAGCACCCGACACGTTGCCACCCCTGTTGACGTTGCGGATGGTCTTGTCAAGGCCGCCGCCGGCACACGGTTGCGCGACGTCTGCCGGATCGCCGCCAAAGCCGGGCTGTCCGGCCTCGAACACTTGTGGGACATCCCCGGCAGCCTCGGCGGCGCGGCGTACATGAACGCCGGGGCCTACGGCGCGTCGCTCTACGACGTGGTGGAGTCGGTGGAAGTCTTTTGGCCCGGCCCGAGCGCGGGTATGGTCTTTTCGCGGCAGCAATGCCGCCCGTCCTACAGGATGACGGCCTTCCAGGGCACGGACGCGGTGATTTTGAGCGTCACCCTGCGCCTGTCCCCGGCCGATCCGGCCGCAATTCTGCGTGAAATGGGCCGCATCGGTAAACTGCGCCGCAGCAAGCTCCCCTACAATCTCCCCAGCGCCGGCAGCGTCTTTCGCCGCCCCGAAGGCGCGCCCCCGGTCGGCCAGATCATGGAAGAAGCGGGATTAAAGGGATTTACCATCGGCGGCGCGCAAATCTCCCCCCGCCACGCCGGCATCATCGTCAACGCCGGCGGCGCGACCGGGAGTGATATTCTGGCCGTCATTGAAGAAATGCGGCAGGCGGCGCGGGAGCGCTATGGCGTGGAGTTGGTGTTGGAGCAGGTGGTGGTTTAG
- the hemL gene encoding glutamate-1-semialdehyde 2,1-aminomutase, producing MTLSADLFAKAQTLIPGGVNSPVRACRSVGCDPLFIASAAGSKMTTVEGREMIDYVMSWGPMLLGHCDPDVTAAIFAAVPKGVSYGAPCAAEVALAEAVVAAVPGIDMVRMVNSGTEATMSAVRLARGYTGKSMIVKFEGCYHGHSDGFLAAAGSGLATFCIPGTPGVPADTVRHTLLAPYNDLDAVKALFAARPDIAAVIVEPVAGNMGLVPPAPGFLEGLRELTSAHGAILIFDEVITGFRLAYGGAQSVYGIDPDLTCLGKIIGGGLPVGAYGGKRHIMERIAPCGDVYQAGTLSGNPLAMAAGLATLQKLKTADYAGLAERTKALAEETAAILRSKGAPVTLTHIASLFTLFFCDGPVTNFDEAKKGDAARYASFYNQMREAGVILAPSAYECAFTSFAHSEDDYARTLDAVRGVKF from the coding sequence ATGACCCTGTCTGCCGATCTTTTCGCCAAAGCCCAGACCCTCATCCCCGGCGGCGTCAACAGCCCTGTGCGCGCCTGCCGCAGCGTCGGCTGCGACCCGCTGTTCATTGCCTCGGCCGCCGGCTCCAAAATGACCACCGTGGAAGGCCGGGAGATGATCGATTACGTCATGTCCTGGGGGCCGATGCTGCTTGGCCACTGCGACCCGGACGTCACCGCCGCCATCTTCGCCGCCGTGCCCAAGGGTGTGAGCTACGGCGCGCCCTGCGCCGCCGAAGTGGCCCTGGCCGAGGCCGTGGTCGCCGCCGTGCCCGGCATCGACATGGTGCGCATGGTCAACTCCGGCACCGAAGCCACCATGAGCGCCGTGCGTCTGGCCCGCGGCTATACCGGCAAGTCCATGATCGTGAAGTTCGAGGGCTGCTACCACGGCCACTCCGACGGCTTCCTGGCCGCCGCCGGCTCCGGTCTGGCCACCTTTTGCATCCCCGGCACCCCGGGCGTGCCGGCCGACACCGTGCGCCACACCCTGCTCGCTCCCTATAATGATCTGGACGCGGTCAAGGCCCTCTTTGCCGCCCGCCCGGACATCGCCGCCGTCATCGTCGAACCCGTGGCCGGCAACATGGGCCTTGTCCCCCCCGCACCCGGCTTCCTCGAGGGCCTTCGCGAACTGACCAGCGCCCACGGCGCGATCCTTATTTTCGACGAGGTCATCACCGGCTTCCGGCTGGCCTACGGCGGCGCCCAGAGCGTCTACGGCATCGACCCGGACCTCACCTGCCTGGGCAAGATCATCGGCGGCGGCCTGCCCGTCGGGGCCTACGGCGGCAAGCGCCATATCATGGAGCGCATCGCTCCCTGCGGCGACGTCTATCAGGCCGGCACGCTGTCGGGAAATCCGCTGGCCATGGCCGCCGGTCTGGCCACGCTTCAAAAGCTCAAAACCGCCGACTACGCCGGTCTGGCCGAACGCACCAAGGCCCTGGCCGAAGAAACGGCCGCCATCCTGCGCTCCAAGGGCGCGCCGGTGACGCTGACCCACATTGCCTCGCTCTTTACGCTCTTTTTCTGCGACGGCCCGGTCACCAACTTTGACGAGGCCAAAAAGGGCGACGCCGCCCGCTACGCCAGTTTCTATAACCAGATGCGCGAGGCCGGCGTCATCCTGGCCCCCTCGGCCTACGAATGCGCCTTCACCTCGTTTGCCCACTCCGAAGACGACTACGCCCGCACCCTCGACGCCGTGCGCGGGGTGAAGTTTTAG
- a CDS encoding VOC family protein, with translation MTITRATPVLMVDDVGRAVAFYCDILGFAFVVGVLESSRETVAVWPAPGPLAFALVECGQARFMFETRAALAGELPRFAETKIGGSLILYLDCDDLDALYARLSERTPFLKAPHKTFYGTRECSFQDPNGYVLTFAEAVAQTTTPPETPA, from the coding sequence ATGACGATAACCCGCGCCACACCTGTCCTTATGGTCGACGACGTGGGCCGCGCCGTGGCCTTTTACTGCGACATCCTGGGCTTTGCCTTTGTCGTCGGCGTCCTCGAGTCCAGCCGCGAGACCGTGGCCGTCTGGCCCGCCCCCGGCCCTCTGGCCTTCGCCCTGGTGGAATGCGGCCAGGCCCGGTTCATGTTCGAGACCCGCGCCGCCCTGGCCGGGGAACTGCCCCGGTTTGCCGAAACCAAGATCGGCGGTTCGCTCATCCTCTACCTCGATTGCGACGACCTCGACGCCCTCTACGCCCGCTTAAGCGAGCGCACGCCCTTTCTCAAAGCGCCCCACAAGACCTTTTACGGCACCCGCGAATGCAGCTTCCAGGACCCCAACGGCTATGTCCTGACCTTCGCCGAAGCCGTCGCCCAAACCACAACCCCTCCGGAGACGCCCGCATGA
- a CDS encoding HlyD family type I secretion periplasmic adaptor subunit, with product MVPKKTPGHTPPAKAGFTPPPARFAAFQPDALEILAVPTPVRYRATLYLLLAFVLAALLFACLAQVDRIVIAPGRLVSTQKNLTVAPMETAVVREVFVSAGQTVAKGDALIALDPTFAEAGLSERGKDRAALAAKVWRLHCELTSQCQPPPELSPADLALERDVYEARRREFAAKIETLTQKLRELSAKLATNAAEAAKHKKQIALARDLERMYGDIYNQGASSKVEYMKAQSSRIEAEGMLTKLQNEALELRETLARSEAEKRDFTENWKAETAKDLSAAARELSGAEERERKAERLRELVVLRAPEAGTVLDVAARSAGSVAQQGETLLTIVPSGEDILVEAEVAAQDIGLVRPGDTVRVKFEAFPYQRHGVAEARLATISPDAFEKNTSEGQRLFYRVRAALGDVHLTAVPPDFRLFPGMTLSAEIKVGQRRVITYLLYPLLKTFDESLREP from the coding sequence GTGGTTCCGAAAAAGACTCCAGGGCATACGCCGCCGGCCAAGGCCGGCTTTACGCCGCCGCCCGCCCGGTTTGCCGCCTTCCAGCCCGACGCCCTGGAAATCCTGGCCGTGCCCACGCCGGTGCGTTACCGCGCCACCCTCTATCTGCTCCTGGCCTTTGTCCTTGCCGCCCTGCTCTTTGCCTGTCTGGCCCAGGTCGACCGCATCGTCATTGCCCCGGGCCGGCTCGTCTCGACCCAAAAAAACCTGACCGTCGCTCCCATGGAAACCGCCGTCGTGCGCGAGGTCTTCGTCTCGGCCGGCCAGACCGTGGCCAAGGGCGACGCCCTCATTGCCCTGGACCCCACCTTTGCCGAGGCCGGGCTGTCCGAGCGCGGCAAGGACCGGGCCGCCCTGGCCGCCAAGGTCTGGCGGCTGCACTGCGAGCTGACCAGCCAGTGCCAGCCGCCCCCGGAGCTGTCCCCGGCCGATCTGGCCCTGGAACGCGACGTCTACGAGGCCCGCCGCCGCGAGTTTGCCGCCAAGATCGAGACGCTGACCCAGAAGTTGCGGGAACTGTCCGCCAAGCTGGCCACCAACGCCGCCGAGGCCGCCAAGCACAAGAAGCAGATCGCCCTGGCCCGGGACCTGGAACGCATGTACGGCGACATCTACAACCAGGGAGCCAGTTCCAAGGTCGAATACATGAAGGCCCAAAGCAGCCGCATCGAGGCCGAGGGGATGCTGACGAAGCTGCAAAACGAAGCCCTGGAGCTGCGCGAGACCCTGGCCCGGTCCGAAGCGGAAAAACGCGATTTCACCGAGAACTGGAAGGCCGAAACGGCCAAGGACCTGTCCGCCGCCGCCCGGGAGTTGTCCGGGGCCGAGGAACGCGAACGCAAGGCCGAACGGCTGCGCGAACTGGTCGTTTTGCGCGCCCCCGAGGCCGGCACGGTCCTGGACGTGGCCGCCCGCTCGGCCGGGTCGGTGGCCCAGCAGGGCGAGACGCTTTTGACCATCGTGCCAAGCGGCGAGGACATCCTGGTCGAGGCCGAGGTGGCCGCCCAGGACATCGGCTTGGTGCGGCCCGGGGACACGGTGCGCGTCAAGTTCGAAGCCTTCCCCTACCAGCGCCACGGCGTGGCCGAGGCCAGACTGGCCACGATCAGCCCCGACGCCTTCGAGAAAAACACGTCCGAGGGCCAGCGCCTTTTCTACCGGGTGCGCGCCGCCCTGGGCGACGTGCATCTGACCGCCGTGCCGCCCGATTTCCGCCTGTTTCCCGGCATGACGCTTTCCGCCGAAATCAAGGTCGGCCAACGTCGGGTCATCACCTACCTGCTCTATCCGCTGCTCAAAACTTTTGACGAAAGCCTGCGCGAACCCTAG
- a CDS encoding 3D domain-containing protein has protein sequence MRVITIILAVFFLTATAEASKHKKVSLRNISSKNRIAATVTAYTPSPRENGGPGTKSGTAIGTRIRPGIVAVSRDLLRSGWSFGDKVHIEGLGVFTIEDTMHQRYRHSIDVAVPNMAAAEKIGKRRDIVVTLLETDSRPGI, from the coding sequence ATGAGAGTCATTACAATCATTCTTGCTGTTTTCTTCTTGACCGCAACGGCCGAGGCATCGAAGCACAAAAAGGTTTCCCTGAGAAACATTTCTTCCAAAAACCGCATCGCGGCCACGGTGACGGCCTATACGCCAAGCCCCCGGGAAAACGGCGGTCCGGGCACCAAATCCGGCACCGCCATCGGGACGCGCATCCGGCCGGGGATCGTGGCCGTGTCGCGGGATCTGCTGCGTTCGGGCTGGAGTTTCGGCGACAAAGTCCACATCGAGGGCCTGGGCGTTTTTACCATCGAAGACACCATGCACCAACGCTATCGCCACAGCATCGACGTGGCTGTGCCCAATATGGCTGCGGCTGAAAAGATCGGCAAACGCCGCGATATCGTGGTGACGCTGTTGGAAACCGATTCCAGGCCTGGGATTTGA